Sequence from the Romeriopsis navalis LEGE 11480 genome:
TCGCACTCACGCAAAATCGCTGCCTCTACACCCCATTTTCAGGGTGTAGAGGCAGCGATCGATAAATCCAGCAATTTGTCGCATTTGGATTTAAGACAATGACAAAGGATCAGAAGAGTCTACAGTTTTCAACCATAGCAAGATGCAATCGAGCGGTCATCGATCAAGCGCGGCCTAGCCTTTGCGCTGGCGACGACGACGCATCAAGCCCAAACCACTGACTCCTGCCAGACCCAACATCATTGCAGGCTCCGGTACTTTCTTATCACCATGCTTCAACGCTCCCGCAATCGCGACACCATCGTTACCACACTCCATAAATAAGTTCGCAACGTAGGAACCAATCTTGAAGTCATCGGTTTTCTCGAAGGTGAAACCAAACGTCTTCGAACCATCCGCGCCGAAATGACCGAAATCAAGCCCCTGCTCCCGTAAGTCACGATTCCATAGCATCGAGATATTCCCGACTTTCGTACCCGAATCAATCGCATTCAGGATTGTCT
This genomic interval carries:
- a CDS encoding PEP-CTERM sorting domain-containing protein (PEP-CTERM proteins occur, often in large numbers, in the proteomes of bacteria that also encode an exosortase, a predicted intramembrane cysteine proteinase. The presence of a PEP-CTERM domain at a protein's C-terminus predicts cleavage within the sorting domain, followed by covalent anchoring to some some component of the (usually Gram-negative) cell surface. Many PEP-CTERM proteins exhibit an unusual sequence composition that includes large numbers of potential glycosylation sites. Expression of one such protein has been shown restore the ability of a bacterium to form floc, a type of biofilm.), whose translation is TILNAIDSGTKVGNISMLWNRDLREQGLDFGHFGADGSKTFGFTFEKTDDFKIGSYVANLFMECGNDGVAIAGALKHGDKKVPEPAMMLGLAGVSGLGLMRRRRQRKG